ATTGTCTGACTAGACCCATGTGGCACTACATAAGCATGTCATTCATTTCCCAAGGCTTatgaaaaaccaattctcttaGCATGTTCAGAAAATTCTGATGGATTAATCTTATTATGATGAAGAGGGTGTCTATGAGGTGGTGAGCTGCAGTATGCTAACATGTGTTATTTTTGTTTCATCAGGACGATGATCTGCAGTGCCCATCATCATTTAACTCTGCTAGCAGTATGGTATGCTatcatttttcttttcctaatAAACATGAACACATTGACATCGTGGCTTCTTGCCTTTTTGGTGTTCTGCAGGGGCTTATCAGTGGTGTGAGAAATGAGGGCAGCCATTTGGGCGACAACTATGAAACTAGGGATTTACAGAATAGGCTTCCTCGGGTTGCACCTGAGGTGAAAAACTTATGTAGTTTCTCTTTTCCCTCCTATTTTtctatttccctttctgatgatgTTTTGTGTTGTTGATTCCTGACAGCGGTTGGCCAGCATTCAAGTAAATAATAATTCTTTTGCGAACAGGAAGAAGGTGATTTATCCTATTCTCTTTTACCCCTTTGGTTTCCATTCAAATGGGCTAGAGCTATCAAAATGTGATCAGATATCTAAGCCATCAAAAAAATTTatgcaacttttttttttgatTCAGGGTTTACTTAGTTCCTTCTACACTATTGCGGAGAAGCTGCTTGCGTTCGGTGGCAGTCTCGTCATTTTGTCATTGTCATACCCTCTTGCTGCAAATGCAAAAGAGACCTTTGAGGACCATGGAATGCAAGGCATTATCATCGGAAGCGTCATATCATTCTTCATCAGCTGTCTTCTGACAGCTCTTGCGTCATACTTGAGAGACAGTGAGTCCATTGATGGTGTTGGATTCCACATCTTCAAATGGCTCGTGCTTCTGGTGTTTCTATTCCTTAGCGCAGGATTATGTGTGATACTACGTTTCTGCGCACACACCCCCAAAGCAGTCCTGTGGTCCCTTGGAACTGTAGCATACATTGTAATTCTGTCCATTTGGGTTTGGGTGTTCTACATAGAGGTGCTGCAGGTACTGTGACTTTTGTTCAGAATAGTTGAATTTACATAAAAACAAATGCATTGGTGACACTCTGTGCTCTGTCTCCCTGTTTTCTTTTCAGATTCAGGAAGAAATGAAGAAACATTTTGAGATGGAAACTAGGCCACCGTCTGAGGGGCCTGACCGTGTGCCTACCTTGGCTGCTCCGGGACTGCCTCGGGCACCAATTTAGGAAAGGTAAGCAAACATTTTCGCTTTACTTCTGTTTTCACAATTTGGAAAGCCACAGGTTTTTTAGTGGATGTGCTGCGAGCGTCTGGTTGATCTTGTTAaagatatatatatttgtaactaTCCTTGTGCGTAATCTCCTTGATATGTACGGTTGTGGTAGAATCATCTAGAATAGAATAGAGAATATTTGGTGCAACAAATATAGTAATCATTGTAACAAATATGGTAACTGCAACCTACAATCAAGGAGGTGCACGCCCTATGTAAAGCCACCGTCACCTGGCTGTTCGGTGATAGAAATTAACATGCAGCCGTCGACCCAAGACAGGGCTCCGACGTTTCACCACCAAAGGCGCCTCTGAACTTTCACATGGTAATCAGAGCCTAGGTTTCCAATGGCGACGAGTTCAAGCGTTCCAAATCCGTTCCTCAGTTATCAGATCACCGAGAAGTTGAACAAGATCAACCATGCGCTATGGAGGGCGCAGGTTCTGGCGGCCGTACGCGGCGCACGCATGGAGAGCCACATCACGGGCAAGTCCCAAGCTCCAGCGGCAGAAGTTGAAGAGAAGAAGAGCGACGGCACGACCGTCAAAGCGCCGAATCCGGCGTTTGAAGAGTGGTTCGCCCGGGATCAGCAGGTCCTAGGGCTGATCCTCTCCTCCGTCGGCAAGGAGGTTCAGGCGCAGATCGTCGCCGCAGAGACGGCGGCACAGGCATGGAGTACGGTGGAGCGCATGTTCTCTACCCAAACTCGTGCCAGAACAATGAACGTGCGATTTGCACTGACTACAACCAGGGAAGGTAACCTGTCAATCGCTGAATATTTCGCCAAGATGAAAGGTTATGCAGATGAGATGGCGGCGGCGGGCAAGCCAATGGACGACGAGGATTTGGCGTCCCACATCTGCAACGGGCTGGACGCTGAGTACAACCCGGTGGTGACATCTGTTACCGCCAGAATTGAGCCGATCTCGATCCCTGAGTTGTATGCCCAACTTCTCAGTTTCGAGACTTGGCTTGATCTGCAAGATGGCAGTGTCTTTGCCAACGCTGCCAACAGGAGCGGTGGTGGCCGATCTAACTACAACGGGGGTCGCGGCAACTCTGACCGCGCGGGCCGAGGACGTGGCTCGCGTGGGCGTGGCCCATCGCGCGACTCTTCGCGCGAGTCGTCATCGCGTGGACGCGGCCAACAGCGCGGGTTTCAGCGTCCTGCATCAGGAACCGTGGATGATCGCCCCCTCTGCCAGGTATGCTTTAAGAAGGGGCATACTGCGACCAAATGCTGGCATCGCTTCGACGAAAATTATGTCCCTGAAGAACGTCATGTGGCTGCGGCGATGAACTCCTACAACATCGACACCAACTGGTACACTGATTCAGGCGCCACAGATCACGTGACGAGCGAACTAGAGAAGCTGTCCTTCCGCGAGAAGTACCAGGGCAACGATCAGATCCACACAGCCAGTGGTTCAGGTATGGAAATTAAACACATTGGTCATACTACTGTTCCAACTCAATTCCGCAATCTACATCtaaataatgttcttcatgtcccAAAAGCCAAGAAAAATCTTGCTTCTGTTCATCGTCTTACCAAAGACAACTCTGTTTTTCTAGAATTTCACCCTGATTACTTTCTTATCAAGGATCAGGCCACGAAGAACACCATCCTTAGAGGGCGATGCCATCGGGGGCTCTATCCGCTTCCTTCAGATCGATCAATAAAGCAGGCATTTGGAGTAGTAAAGCCGTCCTTGTCTAGATGGCATAATCGTCTGGGTCACCCTTCGTTTCCAGTTGTTTCAAAAATTGTTAGCAGTAATAAGCTTCCTTGCTCGTTTGAGTCGAATAAAGAATCCGTTTGTGATGCCTGTCAGAAGGCAAAGAGCCACCAGCTACCTTATGATAGATCCCTTAGTTCCTCAAAATTTCCCTTAGAACTTGTTCATTCTGATGTGTGGGGGCCTGCTATAGATTCTGTTGGAAGAAACAAATATTATGTTAGTTTTGTCAATGATTTCAGCCAGTTTACTTGGATTTATTTCATTAAATATAAATCTGAGGTGTTTCAGAAATTTCATGAATTTCAGACCATGGTAGAGAGACAGTTTGATCGCAAAATTCTCACCATGCAAACCGATTGGGGCGGGGAGTATCAGAGATTACATAGTTTCTTTGATAAAGCCGGTATCATCCATCACGTCTCCTGTCCCCATGCGCACCAGCAAAATGGAATTGTTGAGCGCAAACACCGTCACATTGTTGAGGTTGGACTCTCGCTCCTTGCCTATGCATCCATGCCCCTAAAATTCTGGGATGAGGCATTTACAGCAGCCGTCTTTCTCATTAACCGTATGCCGTGCACTGCTCTTCAGCATGGCACACCTTTAGAACGCCTGTTTAAACAGGCTCCTGATTATTCATCCCTTCGGATATTTGGTTGCGCTTGCTGGCCTAATTTACGTCCCTACAACAAGCACAAACTCGAATTCCGCTCCAAACGGTGTGCCTTTCTTGGGTATAGCACTCTTCATAAAGGTTTCAAGTGTCTAGATATTAGTTCTGGCCGTGTTTTTATTTCTCGTGATGTAGTCTTCGATGAGACTGTCTTTCCGTTCGCTGAATTACACGCCAATGCTGGGGCTCGTCTCCGTGCCGAGATTGCCCTTCTACCATCAGACCTTGTTCCTCTACCTTTCCATGGGGCGGAATCAGTAGCAGACCGTGTGTTTAATTCCACTAACCCCACTAATCAGGTGGATTCCAGTACTTGTGATAGCAGAGATCAAACTCAGCTTCCCGGCGCAGGACACGAGGAAAATCCGACGCAAAATTCCATCCGAACAGCTCCAGGATCGGTGCCTTCAACCGCGTCCAATGAATCCAGTCGCGAATCAGCTTCGGGCGCAGGGCCGGTCTCCGGCTCGCCTGCTGAGCCAACGGAGCCTGGTGGGCCGACCGCGCCCAGCCCTCCTCCAGCGAACGACACGCGGCGTCGGTCTCCTGATCACACACGTGCGACCCAATCCGGCGGCGCCACGACGCCTTCACCAGGTGCGGGCGAGGGGGCCTCCGATCCACCGCCTTCGACGGACTCGCCCTCAGGTGAAGGTTTGGCACCAGAACGACCTCGTACTCGCCTTCAAGCTGGAGTCCGCAAGCCAAAAGTATATACAGATGGGACGGTCAGGTATGGTTGTTTTACAGCCTCTGGAGAGCCACAAACATTAGATGAGGCCATGCATAATTCAGACTGGAAGTCAGCAATGGATGCCGAGTATGATGCTCTAATTAAAAATAAAACTTGGCATTTGGTTCCACCAAGAAAGGGGGTTAATATTATTGATTGCAAATGGGTTTATAAAGTGAAGCACAAAGCAGATGGAAGCCTTGATAGATATAAAGCCAGGCTAGTTGCCAAAGGATTTAAACAACGGTATGGTGTTGATTATGAGGATACTTTTAGTCCGGTTGTTAAACATGCCACCATCAGAACAATTCTGTCTGTTGCTGTGTCTAGAGGGTGGTGTCTGCGACAACTTGATGAGCAGAACGCTTTTCTCCATGGTTTTCTAGAAGAAGAAGTGTACATGCGTCAGCCACCTGGGTATGAAAGTAAGGCAACTCCTGATTATATTTGTAAACTAGATAAAGCTCTCTATGGTTTGAAACAGGCACCAAGAGCGTGGTATTCTAGGTTGAGCAGCAAGTTGTTTGATCTAGGATTTAAAGCATCAAAGGCTGACACGTCTCTATTCTTTTATCATAAAGGGGCGGTCACCATATTTATactcatctatgttgatgatattgttgTTGCCAGCTCTACCCAGGAAGCCACTACATGCTTGTTGCAGGATTTGAGGAAGGAGTTTGCTCTCAAGGATCTTGGGGTGCTGCATTATTTTCTTGGGATAGAAGTGAGTAAAATACGAGATGGTATTCTCCTAACTCAAGAAAAATATGCTAGAGATGTACTGCAGCGTGTAAATATGATGGACTGCAAACCGGTAGCTACTCCATTATCCACGTCAGAAAAGCTGTCGGCACATGAAGGTAATCTTCTTGGACCAAGAGATGCTACAACATATAGAAGTGTAGTAGGTGCATTACAGTATCTTACATTGACACGCCCAGACATATCCTTTGCTGTTAATAAGGTCTGTTAGTATTTACATGCACCAACAACTATCCATTGGGCGGCTGTGAAAAGAATCTTGAGGTATTTAAAACATACCATGAAAATTGGACTTCGCATCTGCAAAACATCCTCTCTCTTGGTAAGTGCCTTTTCAGATGCAGATTGGGCAGGTGATCTTGATGATCGTCGGTCTACTGGAGGTTTTGCTATGTTTTTGGGTTCTAATCTCATATCATGGAGTGCAAGAAAACAAGCTACTGTATCAAGATCAAGTACAGAAGCTGAATACAAAGCTGTGGCAAATGCAACTGCTGAAGTAATGTGGATACAAACCTTGTTATATGAATTGGGAATTCAGGCACCCAAAACCGCCAAGCTGTGGTGTGATAATATTGGAGCTAAGTATCTTTCTGCTAATCCAGTTTTTCACGCTCGGACGAAACATATAGAAGTTGATTATCATTTTGTACGTGAAAGGGTGGCAAGAAAATTACTGGTTATTGATTATATATCTACAAAGGATCAAGTTGCGGATGGCTTCACAAAACCTTTGTCGGTAAGACAACTAGAGATGTTCAAGAACAATCTCAACTTGAGAAGTTTAGATTGAGGGGGAGtgttaaagatatatatatatatatatttgtaactaTCCTTGTGCGTAATCTCCTTGATATGTACGGTTGTGGTAGAATCATCTAGAATAGAATAGAGAATATTTGGTGCAACAAATATAGTAATCATTGTAACAAATATGGTAACTGCAACCTACAATCAAGGAGGTGCACGCCCTATGTAAAGCCACCGTCACCTGGCTGTTCGGTGATAGAAATTAACACGCAGCCGTCGACCCAAGACAGGGCTCCGACGTTTCACCACCAAAGGCGCCTCTGAACTTTCACATGGTAATCAGAGCCTAGGTTTCCAATGGCGACGAGTTCAAGCGTTCCAAATCCGTTCCTCAGTTATCAGATCACCGAGAAGTTGAACAAGATCAACCATGCGCTATGGAGGGCGCAGGTTCTGGCGGCCGTACGCGGCGCACGCATGGAGAGCCACATCACGGGCAAGTCCCAAGCTCCAGCGGCAGAAGTTGAAGAGAAGAAGAGCGACGGCACGACCGTCAAAGCGCCGAATCCGGCGTTTGAAGAGTGGTTCGCCCGGGATCAGCAGGTCCTAGGGCTGATCCTCTCCTCCGTCGGCAAGGAGGTTCAGGCGCAGATCGTCGCCGCAGAGACGGCGGCACAGGCATGGAGTATGGTGGAGCGCATGTTCTCTGCCCAAACTAGTGCCAGAACAATGAATGTGCGATTTGCACTGACTACAACCAGGGAAGGTAACCTGTCAATCGCTGAATATTTCGCCAAGATGAAAGGTTATGCAGATGAGATGGCGGCGGCGGGCAAGCCAATGGACGACGAGGATTTGGCGTCCCACATCTGCAACGGGCTGGACGCTGAGTACAACCCGGTGGTGACATCTGTTACCGCTAGAATTGAGCCGATCTCGATCCCTGAGTTGTATGCCCAACTTCTCAGTTTCGAGACTCGGCTTGATCTGCAAGATGGCAGTGTCTTTGCCAACGCTGCCAACAGGAGCGGTGGTGGCCGATCTAACTACAACGGGGGTCGCGGCAACTCTGACCGCGCGGGCCGAGGACGTGGCTCGCGTGGGCGTGGCCCATCGCGCGACTCTTCGCGCGAGTTGTCATCGCGCGGACGTGGCCAACAGCGCGGGTTTCAGCGTCCTGCATCAGGAACCGTGGATGACCGCCCCCTCTGCCAGGTATGCTTTAAGAAGGGGCATACTGCGACCAAATGCTGGCATCGCTTCGACGAAAATTATGTCCCTGAAGAACGTCATGTGGCTGCGGCGATGAACTCCTACAACATCGACACCAACTGGTACACTGATTCAGGCGCCACAGATCACGTGACGAGCGAACTAGAGAAGCTGTCCTTCCGCGAGAAGTACCAGGGCAACGATCAGATCCACACAGCCAGTGGTTCAGGTATGGAAATTAAACACATTGGTCATACTACTGTTCCAACTCAATTCCGCAATCTACATCtaaataatgttcttcatgtcccAAAAGCCAAGAAAAATCTTGCTTCTGTTCATCGTCTTACCAAAGACAACTCTGTTTTTCTAGAATTTCACCCTGATTACTTTCTTATCAAGGATCAGGCCACGAAGAACACCATCCTTAGAGGGCGATGCCATCGGGGGCTCTATCCGCTTCCTTCAGATCGATCAATAAAGCAGGCATTTGGAGTAGTAAAGCCGTCCTTGTCTAGATGGCATAATCGTCTGGGTCACCCTTCGTTTCCAGTTGTTTCAAAAATTGTTAGCAGTAATAAGCTTCCTTGCTCGTTTGAGTCGAATAAAGAATCCGTTTGTGATGCCTGTCAGAAGGCAAAGAGCCACCAGCTACCTTATGATAGATCCCTTAGTTCCTCAAAATTTCCCTTAGAACTTGTTCATTCTGATGTGTGGGGGCCTGCTATAGATTCTGTTGGAAGAAACAAATATTATGTTAGTTTTGTCGATGATTTCAGCCAGTTTACTTGGATTTATTTCATTAAATATAAATCTGAGGTGTTTCAGAAATTTCATGAATTTCAGACCATGGTAGAGAGACAGTTTGATCGCAAAATTCTCACCATGCAAACCGATTGGGGTGGGGAGTATCAGAGATTACATAGTTTCTTTGATAAAGCCGGTATCATCCATCACGTCTCCTGTCCCCATGCGCACCAGCAAAATGGAATTGTTGAGCGCAAACACCGTCACATTGTTGAGGTTGGACTCTCGCTCCTTGCCTATGCATCCATGCCCCTAAAATTCTGGGATGAGGCATTTACAGCAGCCGTCTTTCTCATTAACCGTATGCCGTGCACTGCTCTTCAGCATGGCACACCTTTAGAACACCTGTTTAAACAGGCTCCTGATTATTCATCCCTTCGGATATTTGGTTGCGCTTGCTGGCCTAATTTACGTCCCTACAACAAGCACAAACTCGAATTCCGCTCCAAACGGTGTGCCTTTCTTGGGTATAGCACTCTTCATAAAGGTTTCAAGTGTCTAGATATTAGTTCTGGCCGTGTTTTTATTTCTCGTGATGTAGTCTTCGATGAGACTGTCTTTCCGTTCGCTGAGTTACACGCCAATGCTGGGGCTCATCTCCGTGCCGAGATTGCCCTTCTACCATCAGACCTTGTTCCTCTACCTTTCCATGGGGCGGAATCAGTAGCAGACCGTGTGTTTAATTCCACTAACCCCACTAATCAGGTGGATTCCAGTACTTGTGATAGCAGAGATCAAACTCAGCTTCCCGGCGCAGGACACGAGGAAAATCCGGCGCAAAATTCCATCCGAACAGCTCCAGGATCGGTGCCTTCAACCGCGTCCAATGAATCCAGTCGCGAATCAGCTTCGGGCGCAGGGCCGGTCTCCGGCTCGCCTGCTGAGCCAACGGAGCCTGGTGGGCCGACCGCGCCCAGCCCTCCTCCAGCGAACGACACGCGGCGTCGGTCTCCTGATCAC
This sequence is a window from Miscanthus floridulus cultivar M001 chromosome 10, ASM1932011v1, whole genome shotgun sequence. Protein-coding genes within it:
- the LOC136488360 gene encoding uncharacterized protein — its product is MLMHAEEPPVRLDDDLQCPSSFNSASSMGLISGVRNEGSHLGDNYETRDLQNRLPRVAPERLASIQVNNNSFANRKKGLLSSFYTIAEKLLAFGGSLVILSLSYPLAANAKETFEDHGMQGIIIGSVISFFISCLLTALASYLRDSESIDGVGFHIFKWLVLLVFLFLSAGLCVILRFCAHTPKAVLWSLGTVAYIVILSIWVWVFYIEVLQIQEEMKKHFEMETRPPSEGPDRVPTLAAPGLPRAPI